One window of the Solanum stenotomum isolate F172 chromosome 11, ASM1918654v1, whole genome shotgun sequence genome contains the following:
- the LOC125844414 gene encoding 8-hydroxygeraniol dehydrogenase-like codes for MVDERTYYSPSYKKSILIIALHEVVGVVTEVGSKVEKFKIGDKVGVGCLVGSCRKCENCDNDLENYCPNMILTYNGVDTDGTTTYGGYSDVMVTNEHYVVHWPENLPMEAAPLLCAGITTYSPLRYYGLDKPGMHIGVVGLGGLGHMAVKFAKAFGTKVTVISTYVSKKDEAIDRLGADSFLVSRDPDQMQGAAGSLDGIIDTVSAIHPLLPLINLLKTHGKLVMVGAPEKPLDLHVFPLLLGRKLVAGRGIGGMKETQEMVDFAANHNITPDVEVVPMDYVNTALERLLKSDVKYRFVLDIGNTLNKS; via the exons ATGGTAGATGAGCGGACTTATTATTCACCAAGTTACAAAAAGAGTATTCTTATAATTGCATT GCATGAAGTTGTTGGTGTAGTAACTGAAGTTGGTAGCAAAGTTGAGAAATTCAAAATTGGTGACAAAGTTGGAGTTGGATGTTTAGTAGGATCATGTAGAAAATGTGAAAATTGTGACAATGATCTCGAAAATTACTGTCCCAATATGATATTGACGTACAATGGTGTTGACACCGATGGAACCACCACGTATGGTGGTTACTCCGATGTAATGGTAACCAACGAGCACTACGTGGTCCATTGGCCCGAAAATTTACCAATGGAAGCAGCTCCCCTGTTATGTGCAGGGATCACAACTTATAGTCCTTTGAGATATTACGGACTAGATAAACCTGGAATGCACATTGGTGTTGTTGGTCTTGGTGGTCTTGGACATATGGCTGTGAAATTTGCTAAGGCGTTCGGAACCAAAGTTACTGTGATAAGTACATATGTTAGTAAGAAAGACGAAGCAATTGATCGTTTAGGGGCAGACTCGTTTTTGGTCAGTCGTGACCCTGACCAAATGCA AGGTGCAGCGGGATCACTAGATGGCATCATCGATACTGTATCCGCGATTCAccctcttcttccattgattaaTTTGTTGAAAACTCATGGGAAGCTTGTGATGGTTGGTGCCCCTGAAAAACCACTAGACTTGCATGTATTTCCCTTGCTTTTAG GAAGGAAGCTAGTGGCGGGGAGAGGGATAGGAGGGATGAAGGAGACACAAGAGATGGTAGATTTCGCGGCAAATCATAACATAACACCAGATGTTGAAGTTGTGCCAATGGACTACGTGAATACAGCGTTGGAACGCCTTTTGAAATCGGACGTGAAGTATCGTTTTGTGCTTGACATTGGCAACACATTGAACAAGAGTTGA